A stretch of Verrucomicrobiota bacterium DNA encodes these proteins:
- a CDS encoding PilT/PilU family type 4a pilus ATPase has translation MAEIDTLLIEMLESGGSDLHLSVGSSPKMRVDGSIFPMEYEPFSAELMNELLEEFTPPNRWHQFMERSDVDFAYEIPGKARFRANIFDNHWGSAAVLRQIPSRVESIEELGLPETLKSLALERGGLVLVTGPTGSGKSTTLAAVLNHINENTSKEIITLEDPVEFIHSNKNCTIIHREVTEHTHSYAGGLRSTMRADPDVVLIGEMRDRETMRLALGCAAMGMLVFSTLHTNSAAKTIDRIIDAFTAEEQAQIRILLAECLRGVVSQVLCVAAEGGRVPAFEILTYHKSLPNCIRQNSLASIRNIIDQNRDTGMISLDAYLIELSSSGIISTEEAYMKANDKSLFAR, from the coding sequence ATGGCCGAGATCGATACCCTTCTTATTGAAATGCTGGAAAGCGGCGGCTCCGATCTACACCTATCGGTGGGTTCATCACCGAAGATGAGAGTCGATGGTTCCATCTTCCCAATGGAGTACGAACCATTTTCAGCTGAGCTCATGAACGAGCTGCTCGAGGAGTTTACTCCCCCAAATCGCTGGCATCAATTTATGGAGCGGAGCGATGTTGATTTTGCCTATGAAATCCCCGGAAAAGCGCGCTTCCGTGCAAACATTTTTGACAACCATTGGGGAAGCGCAGCGGTTCTGCGCCAGATTCCCTCTCGGGTAGAATCGATAGAGGAGCTGGGACTACCTGAGACACTCAAGTCACTCGCCCTCGAGCGGGGTGGCTTAGTGCTTGTAACCGGACCCACAGGTAGTGGGAAATCCACTACGCTAGCGGCTGTCCTGAACCACATTAACGAGAATACCTCCAAAGAAATTATTACTCTGGAGGATCCGGTAGAGTTCATTCATTCAAACAAAAACTGCACCATCATTCACCGGGAGGTAACCGAGCATACCCACTCCTACGCGGGAGGCCTTAGGAGCACTATGAGGGCCGATCCAGACGTTGTTCTTATTGGTGAAATGAGAGATCGAGAAACGATGAGGCTGGCGCTCGGTTGTGCTGCAATGGGTATGCTGGTCTTCTCGACTCTACATACGAACAGCGCTGCTAAGACGATTGACCGAATTATTGACGCGTTCACCGCAGAGGAACAGGCCCAGATTCGTATCCTCTTGGCAGAATGTTTGCGTGGAGTGGTGTCTCAGGTGCTTTGCGTAGCAGCCGAGGGTGGTCGGGTTCCGGCCTTTGAGATCCTCACCTACCACAAGTCACTTCCAAATTGCATCCGGCAGAACTCGCTTGCCTCCATTCGCAATATTATCGACCAGAATCGTGATACCGGAATGATCTCTCTGGACGCTTATTTGATCGAGCTATCCAGCAGTGGAATCATTTCAACAGAGGAAGCCTACATGAAGGCGAATGATAAGAGTCTCTTCGCAAGATAA